One window from the genome of Anaerococcus sp. Marseille-Q7828 encodes:
- a CDS encoding Veg family protein translates to MEQRSVNDIRRQVKDSIGKEVILKADMGRKRIKTKTGVIVDAFPSVFTVKVNNDFDVERTVSYSYSDILTSTVELLSAE, encoded by the coding sequence ATGGAGCAAAGGTCAGTTAATGATATCAGAAGGCAAGTCAAAGACAGTATCGGTAAAGAAGTAATTCTTAAAGCCGATATGGGCAGAAAACGCATCAAAACCAAAACTGGTGTCATTGTAGATGCATTCCCTAGCGTTTTTACTGTAAAAGTTAACAACGATTTTGACGTAGAACGAACAGTTTCATATTCTTATTCAGATATTTTAACATCAACTGTTGAGCTATTGAGTGCAGAATAG
- a CDS encoding aminopeptidase: MEYKRKNVWLNIDDEQKNELEEISKDYINFLNTAKTERLAAKEIIRRAEEKGFVDINEKIAAKSLKPGDKVYALNKNKGVALFVIGSEDMENGMAIVGAHTDSPRLDLKPVPLSEDSNLAYFKTHYYGGVKKYQWTTIPLELHGVIYTKDGEKLEISIGDKDDEPVFTISELLIHLSRKLMDKSAREVIEGEQLKILVGSIPLKDESDNPVKKNILRILNEKYGIIEEDFITAEFEAIPAIKARNAGLDSSMIIGHGHDDRVCSYSALNAILSVENPKKTLVGLFVDKEEIGSTGATGMGSHFFENTVLELLNINDKANIISLKRTLANSKVLSADVTAAYDPNFKDVSELDNSAQFGCGVALTKYTGSGGKGGSNDANAEYLQEVRAAFDKEDVIYQTGELGAVDAGGGGTIAFILAEYNMDVVDCGTPVVSMHAPTELISKADLYSTCKAYKAFYENI, translated from the coding sequence ATGGAATACAAAAGAAAAAATGTGTGGCTAAATATCGATGATGAGCAAAAAAATGAGCTTGAAGAAATTTCAAAAGATTACATCAATTTTTTAAACACAGCAAAAACCGAAAGACTTGCTGCCAAAGAAATCATAAGAAGAGCTGAAGAAAAAGGCTTTGTAGACATAAATGAAAAAATTGCAGCAAAAAGTCTAAAGCCAGGTGATAAGGTATACGCCCTAAACAAAAACAAGGGAGTTGCTTTATTTGTAATTGGTAGCGAAGATATGGAAAATGGTATGGCTATTGTAGGAGCTCATACAGATAGCCCAAGACTTGACCTCAAACCAGTTCCTCTTTCTGAAGATTCAAACCTAGCATATTTTAAAACCCACTATTATGGTGGAGTTAAAAAATACCAATGGACAACTATTCCACTAGAACTTCACGGAGTAATATACACAAAAGATGGTGAAAAGTTAGAAATCTCAATAGGTGATAAGGACGATGAACCAGTATTTACAATATCAGAACTATTAATCCACCTATCAAGAAAACTAATGGATAAATCTGCTAGAGAAGTTATAGAGGGTGAACAATTAAAAATCTTAGTTGGCTCAATTCCACTAAAAGATGAATCTGACAATCCAGTTAAGAAAAATATTCTAAGAATCCTAAATGAAAAATATGGCATAATCGAAGAAGACTTCATAACAGCAGAATTTGAAGCTATTCCTGCTATCAAAGCAAGAAATGCAGGCCTTGATAGCTCTATGATAATAGGTCACGGCCACGATGATAGAGTTTGTTCATACTCAGCCTTAAATGCAATATTAAGTGTAGAAAATCCAAAGAAAACTTTGGTAGGACTCTTTGTCGACAAGGAAGAGATTGGATCAACCGGAGCTACAGGAATGGGTTCACACTTCTTTGAAAACACAGTTCTTGAACTACTAAATATAAATGATAAGGCAAATATAATTTCCCTAAAACGTACCTTAGCTAATTCAAAAGTACTTTCTGCAGACGTAACAGCAGCCTATGATCCAAACTTTAAGGATGTGTCAGAACTTGATAACTCTGCTCAATTTGGCTGTGGAGTAGCCCTAACAAAATACACAGGTTCAGGTGGAAAGGGTGGCAGCAACGATGCCAATGCAGAATACTTGCAAGAAGTAAGAGCTGCTTTTGATAAGGAAGATGTCATCTACCAAACAGGTGAACTTGGTGCAGTAGATGCAGGTGGTGGCGGAACTATTGCCTTCATACTTGCAGAATACAATATGGATGTAGTTGACTGCGGCACTCCAGTTGTGTCAATGCATGCTCCAACAGAATTGATTTCAAAGGCCGATTTGTACTCAACTTGCAAGGCCTACAAAGCCTTTTACGAAAATATTTGA
- a CDS encoding NUDIX domain-containing protein, with the protein MEIMDLYDENRQKTDKTYIRGSAQPKGFYRMVVHVCIFNKLGQLLIQQRTLNKKMPGLWDVTCGGAVSTHESSQMGAQRELFEELGLDIDFKHIRPLVTANFPMGFDDFYVINKDVDLESLSLQEEEVSDAKWASLDEVIKLRREEKFVRYKESFIRFLFDLSKDNRYVEI; encoded by the coding sequence ATGGAGATAATGGATTTATACGATGAGAATAGGCAAAAAACTGATAAAACTTATATAAGGGGATCTGCCCAACCAAAGGGCTTTTATAGGATGGTGGTTCACGTTTGTATATTTAACAAACTTGGTCAGTTATTAATCCAACAAAGAACCCTAAATAAGAAGATGCCAGGCCTTTGGGATGTGACCTGTGGAGGAGCAGTATCAACACATGAATCTTCACAAATGGGGGCTCAAAGAGAACTTTTTGAAGAGTTAGGTCTAGATATAGATTTCAAACACATTAGACCCCTAGTAACGGCCAATTTTCCTATGGGCTTTGATGACTTTTATGTAATCAATAAAGATGTAGACCTAGAAAGTCTAAGCTTACAAGAAGAAGAAGTATCAGATGCCAAGTGGGCAAGCCTTGACGAAGTGATCAAGCTTAGAAGAGAGGAAAAATTCGTAAGATATAAGGAAAGTTTCATAAGATTTTTGTTTGATTTAAGCAAAGACAATAGATATGTAGAAATTTAA
- the htpG gene encoding molecular chaperone HtpG → MRQEFKAEAKKVMDLMINSIYTNKEIFLRELISNASDALDKIYYKDLKSDSETNKEDYYIEIIPNSENRTLTVYDTGIGMNEEDLKENLGTIAKSGTQSFKETVENSDIKDLIGQFGVGFYSAFMVADKIIVRSKEYGEDKAYEWVSENADGFEISEIEKENHGTEIILFLKENTEDENYDDYLDQFRIKNLISKYSNYIRYPIKMEVNKTRLAEDSTEDEPKYEDYKDYDILNSETPIWKKNKNDLTDEDYINFYQDQHFGFDEPLSWLHLKVEGMVEFKSIIYIPKKAPFDYYSKDYQKGLQLYTHGVKIMDRSEDLIDDAYSFAKGVVESDDLTLNISRETLQQDRQLRVISRQINKKINAHLLEMMEKEPEKYEDFFKEFGNNIKVAIYESFGAKKADLEDLLLFYSKNEDKLISLKAYKENMKSTDENILYATGDSIEKIKNSPALSMVEDGRDVLLLDQTIDEFLIRMLDEYQGLKFKSIAEEDEKAEENTDDKDLIEKLLKDLSDDVVDIKFTDKLEDVPAMIKQRGDISIEMEKALKNQPNSPEIKAEKVLEIGKNTKAYELLQNAEDDEKKEIVNLLLGQAKLIEGLEIDDPVEFTKNIWKLI, encoded by the coding sequence ATGAGACAAGAATTCAAGGCTGAAGCAAAAAAAGTTATGGATTTGATGATCAATTCAATCTATACTAACAAAGAAATATTTTTAAGAGAGTTGATATCAAACGCTTCAGATGCACTAGATAAAATATATTACAAGGATTTAAAATCTGATTCCGAAACAAACAAGGAAGATTATTATATAGAAATCATTCCAAATAGTGAAAATAGAACACTTACAGTTTACGATACTGGTATTGGAATGAATGAAGAAGATTTGAAAGAAAACTTAGGAACTATTGCAAAATCTGGTACCCAAAGCTTTAAGGAAACTGTTGAAAACTCTGACATTAAGGACTTAATCGGTCAATTTGGTGTAGGGTTTTATTCTGCCTTTATGGTAGCTGATAAGATTATAGTAAGATCCAAGGAATATGGCGAAGATAAGGCCTATGAGTGGGTCAGTGAAAATGCCGATGGTTTTGAAATTTCTGAAATAGAAAAGGAAAATCACGGTACAGAAATAATTCTTTTCCTAAAAGAAAATACTGAAGATGAAAATTATGACGACTATTTAGATCAATTTAGGATTAAAAATCTTATCAGCAAGTACTCCAACTACATCAGATATCCAATCAAGATGGAAGTTAATAAGACAAGACTTGCTGAGGACTCTACAGAAGATGAGCCGAAATATGAAGATTATAAAGACTACGATATCCTAAATTCTGAAACTCCAATTTGGAAGAAAAATAAGAATGACCTAACAGATGAGGACTACATCAACTTCTACCAAGACCAACATTTTGGCTTTGATGAACCACTTTCTTGGCTACACCTTAAGGTAGAGGGCATGGTAGAATTTAAGTCTATAATTTACATTCCTAAAAAAGCTCCTTTTGACTATTATTCAAAAGATTATCAAAAGGGTTTGCAACTTTATACTCACGGTGTAAAGATTATGGACAGAAGCGAAGACCTTATTGATGATGCATATTCATTTGCAAAGGGTGTTGTTGAAAGTGACGATTTGACACTAAATATATCAAGGGAAACCTTACAACAAGATAGGCAACTTAGGGTTATTTCTAGACAAATTAACAAGAAAATCAACGCTCATTTGCTTGAAATGATGGAAAAAGAACCAGAAAAATACGAAGACTTCTTCAAGGAATTTGGCAACAATATTAAAGTAGCCATCTATGAATCCTTTGGAGCAAAAAAAGCAGACCTAGAAGACCTACTACTCTTCTATTCAAAAAATGAGGATAAGCTTATTTCACTAAAGGCCTACAAAGAAAATATGAAATCAACTGATGAAAATATCTTGTATGCAACAGGTGATTCCATAGAAAAAATCAAGAATTCTCCAGCCTTATCAATGGTGGAAGATGGTAGAGATGTCCTTCTTTTAGACCAAACTATTGACGAATTTCTAATTAGAATGTTAGATGAATACCAAGGATTGAAGTTTAAGTCTATAGCAGAAGAAGATGAAAAGGCTGAGGAAAATACAGACGATAAGGACTTGATAGAAAAACTGCTAAAAGATTTGTCAGATGATGTGGTTGACATCAAGTTTACAGACAAACTTGAAGATGTACCAGCAATGATTAAACAAAGAGGAGATATCTCAATAGAGATGGAAAAAGCTCTCAAAAATCAACCTAATTCACCAGAGATTAAGGCTGAAAAAGTCCTAGAAATCGGCAAAAACACCAAAGCTTATGAACTTCTACAAAATGCAGAAGATGATGAGAAAAAAGAGATAGTAAATCTCTTACTAGGCCAAGCAAAACTAATCGAAGGCCTAGAAATAGATGATCCAGTAGAATTTACAAAAAATATTTGGAAACTTATTTAG
- a CDS encoding putative manganese-dependent inorganic diphosphatase: protein MKETVYITGHKNPDTDTIVASLAYADLKNRQGDVHAIPIRLGKLNPETKFVLNYFGLEAPLLKESMLLQVKDINIDKSFAIDPSIPVRTAWNIFQEGLTHSLSVIDDNGKLIGIASLSNITKSYMDVWDDQIIGRANTPIENIIDVLKAKPLVMPKNPSKLDGKMTVMAMNDDDPDFDSYFGEGEIVILGNRTDYVEYLISRKASLIILTNGSTMDEDLKDYAFNNNVTILSTEFNTFMTSRLLPMTIPVGHVMTTGDLIYFSENDTIDQVREVMGKSRFRSYPVVDSNKKVVGSISRYHLISSKMKKLILVDHNEKNQSVDDIDQAEIIEIIDHHRVANISTTAPLFFRAEPVGSTATIVSEMYLESGLRPSKEIAGILCAAIISDTLLFRSPTTTDVDRRMVDRMSKIADIDVEDFANQMFKAGTSLKEKSPKDIVEGDVKTFTISGENVRVGQVMTMNPEELEPLRDEIVGLMEEKIHKNGESTFVLVLTDIFNETSELLVVGKHIEDIEEEFGHKVTNGTISAPGVLSRKKQVIPRLTNAMTNNN, encoded by the coding sequence ATGAAAGAAACTGTATACATCACCGGACACAAGAATCCAGACACTGATACAATCGTAGCAAGTCTTGCCTATGCAGATCTAAAGAATAGGCAAGGAGATGTGCATGCTATTCCTATTAGATTAGGAAAGCTTAACCCAGAAACCAAATTTGTCCTAAATTATTTTGGGCTAGAAGCTCCTCTTCTTAAAGAATCTATGCTTTTACAAGTAAAGGATATAAACATTGATAAATCCTTTGCTATTGACCCATCCATACCTGTAAGAACTGCTTGGAACATCTTCCAAGAAGGACTTACCCACTCTTTATCAGTAATTGACGATAATGGCAAACTAATTGGCATAGCTTCACTTTCAAATATCACCAAATCATATATGGACGTGTGGGATGACCAGATAATTGGCAGGGCAAACACGCCAATTGAAAATATTATTGATGTTTTGAAAGCAAAACCACTTGTAATGCCAAAAAATCCAAGCAAATTAGATGGAAAGATGACTGTCATGGCCATGAATGACGATGATCCAGACTTTGATTCATACTTTGGAGAAGGCGAAATAGTTATCCTAGGCAACAGAACAGATTATGTAGAATATTTAATCTCTAGAAAGGCTTCTCTAATTATTCTTACAAATGGTTCTACTATGGATGAAGACCTCAAGGACTATGCATTCAACAACAATGTAACAATCCTATCCACAGAATTTAATACATTTATGACTTCTCGTCTCTTACCTATGACAATACCAGTTGGTCACGTTATGACTACAGGAGATTTGATATATTTCTCCGAAAATGACACCATAGATCAAGTAAGAGAAGTCATGGGAAAATCTAGGTTTAGATCATATCCTGTTGTTGATAGCAACAAAAAAGTTGTAGGATCAATTTCTAGATACCACCTCATCTCATCAAAGATGAAAAAACTAATCCTAGTTGATCACAACGAGAAAAACCAATCAGTAGATGATATTGATCAAGCAGAAATAATTGAAATTATAGACCACCACAGGGTAGCAAATATATCTACAACAGCACCTCTATTCTTTAGAGCTGAACCAGTAGGTTCAACAGCAACTATTGTTTCAGAAATGTATCTAGAAAGTGGTCTTAGACCAAGCAAGGAAATAGCTGGTATCCTATGTGCGGCAATCATATCAGACACCCTGCTATTTAGGTCTCCAACAACAACCGATGTCGATAGACGTATGGTCGACAGGATGAGCAAAATTGCTGATATTGACGTAGAAGACTTTGCAAATCAAATGTTTAAGGCAGGTACTTCTTTAAAAGAAAAATCTCCAAAAGATATAGTAGAAGGTGATGTAAAAACTTTTACAATCAGTGGTGAAAATGTCAGAGTTGGCCAAGTGATGACTATGAATCCAGAAGAACTAGAACCTTTAAGAGATGAGATAGTGGGACTTATGGAAGAAAAAATTCACAAAAACGGAGAATCAACCTTCGTTCTGGTATTAACAGACATATTCAATGAAACAAGCGAACTACTTGTTGTAGGAAAGCATATTGAAGATATTGAAGAAGAGTTTGGTCACAAGGTAACAAATGGAACTATATCAGCTCCTGGAGTTTTAAGCCGTAAAAAACAAGTGATACCAAGACTAACAAATGCAATGACCAATAATAATTAA
- a CDS encoding DUF1858 domain-containing protein has protein sequence MENTNTTGTVEITRDMLIGEIIQAKPETINTLLMAGMGCIACPSSLYETLEEACMVHGMDCEYLLDQLNR, from the coding sequence ATGGAAAATACTAATACAACTGGCACAGTTGAAATCACCCGCGATATGCTTATAGGTGAGATTATCCAAGCTAAGCCAGAAACTATAAATACACTACTAATGGCCGGTATGGGATGCATAGCTTGCCCATCTTCACTATATGAAACATTGGAAGAAGCTTGCATGGTTCACGGTATGGATTGTGAATACCTACTTGACCAATTAAATAGATAA